The following coding sequences are from one Verrucosispora sp. WMMD573 window:
- a CDS encoding serine hydrolase, which produces MAGRSRNGEASPMRLIAIAAVLIGLVLVSLRLLPGSPFESTAAAQWGRGESPAARDGALTDRSERPSPSPSPSPEPEPLPFEAKEIDLDIDGWYGWSVLDRRSGEIIGSDNMDETSTTASLIKAWIVADYLRRTADAGQTPSDAKLDDLTRIIRDSDNTRTEQLYTQIGRSASIKRLLSTCELTDSKVSSDLGWSRTELSPRDTARLGECIADGTAAGPKWTKWLISEMRQVRGAGDFGIRKAFPAAQAKKIAIKNGWVDRTREQEIHVNCLAIGDTWTMGVMLQYPINKGYEYGMNNCEKITNALLTQTP; this is translated from the coding sequence ATGGCCGGCCGCAGCCGCAACGGCGAGGCATCGCCGATGCGTCTGATCGCGATCGCGGCCGTGCTGATCGGGCTGGTCCTGGTCTCGCTGCGCCTGCTACCCGGCTCACCCTTCGAGTCCACCGCCGCCGCCCAGTGGGGTCGGGGTGAGTCCCCGGCGGCCCGGGACGGCGCACTGACCGACCGCAGCGAACGGCCGTCGCCGTCACCGAGCCCCTCGCCGGAGCCCGAGCCGCTGCCGTTCGAGGCGAAGGAGATCGACCTGGACATCGACGGCTGGTACGGGTGGAGCGTGCTGGACCGCCGCTCGGGGGAGATCATCGGCTCGGACAACATGGACGAGACCAGCACCACCGCCTCCCTCATCAAGGCCTGGATCGTCGCCGACTATCTGCGCCGTACCGCCGACGCCGGGCAGACCCCGAGCGACGCGAAGCTGGACGACCTGACCAGGATCATCCGGGACAGCGACAACACCCGCACCGAGCAGCTCTACACCCAGATCGGCCGATCGGCCTCGATCAAGCGGCTGCTGTCGACCTGTGAGCTGACCGACAGCAAGGTGTCCAGTGATCTCGGCTGGAGCCGTACCGAACTCTCCCCCCGGGACACCGCCCGCCTCGGCGAGTGCATCGCCGACGGCACGGCCGCCGGCCCGAAGTGGACTAAGTGGCTGATCAGCGAGATGCGCCAGGTACGCGGTGCTGGCGACTTCGGCATCCGCAAGGCGTTCCCGGCCGCCCAGGCGAAGAAGATCGCCATCAAGAACGGCTGGGTCGACCGCACCCGCGAGCAGGAGATCCACGTCAACTGCCTGGCGATCGGCGACACCTGGACGATGGGCGTGATGCTCCAGTACCCGATCAACAAGGGCTACGAGTACGGCATGAACAACTGCGAAAAGATCACCAACGCCCTCCTCACCCAAACCCCCTAA
- the paaA gene encoding 1,2-phenylacetyl-CoA epoxidase subunit PaaA codes for MYGNDFPGEDPPGGLLGEVEAAEAALRAAAERGRGAVEPGGDLAAYFAEVVDADQKIEPRDWMPEAYRRTLIRQIAQHAHSEIIGMQPEGNWISRAPSLKRKAILLAKVQDETGHGLYLYAAAETLGVSRDELVDLLLNGRQKYSSIFNYPTLSWADVGAIGWLVDGAAIVNQVPLCRCSYGPYARAMIRVCKEESFHQRQGYEILHTLAHGTPAQKAMAQDSVDRWWYPSLAMFGPPDGDSTHSAQSMAWKIKRFSNDELRQRFVDMCVGQAEALGLRLPDPELRWNDERQAYDFTQPDYDELMRVIKGDGPCNRQRMEHRRRAHDEGAWVREAAAAYAAKRAEREKVAA; via the coding sequence ATGTATGGCAATGACTTCCCGGGCGAGGACCCGCCCGGCGGGCTGCTCGGCGAGGTCGAGGCGGCGGAGGCGGCGTTGCGTGCGGCGGCGGAACGCGGCCGTGGCGCCGTCGAGCCCGGCGGTGACCTGGCCGCCTACTTCGCCGAGGTCGTCGACGCCGACCAGAAGATCGAACCCCGCGACTGGATGCCGGAGGCCTACCGGCGCACGTTGATCCGGCAGATCGCCCAGCACGCCCACTCCGAGATCATCGGCATGCAGCCGGAGGGCAACTGGATCAGCCGCGCCCCGTCGCTCAAGCGCAAGGCGATCCTGTTGGCCAAGGTGCAGGACGAGACCGGCCACGGCCTCTACCTCTACGCCGCCGCCGAGACCCTCGGCGTCAGCCGGGACGAGCTGGTCGACCTGCTGCTCAACGGCCGGCAGAAGTACAGCTCGATCTTCAACTACCCCACCCTGAGCTGGGCCGACGTCGGGGCGATCGGCTGGCTGGTGGACGGTGCCGCGATCGTCAACCAGGTGCCGCTGTGCCGCTGCTCCTACGGTCCGTACGCCCGCGCCATGATCCGGGTCTGCAAGGAGGAGTCGTTCCACCAGCGCCAGGGCTACGAGATCCTGCACACCCTGGCGCACGGCACCCCGGCGCAGAAGGCGATGGCCCAGGACTCGGTGGACCGCTGGTGGTACCCGTCCCTGGCCATGTTCGGCCCGCCCGACGGCGACTCCACCCACTCCGCCCAGTCGATGGCCTGGAAGATCAAGCGGTTCTCCAACGACGAGCTGCGCCAGCGGTTCGTGGACATGTGCGTCGGCCAGGCCGAGGCGCTCGGGCTACGCCTGCCCGACCCGGAGCTGCGCTGGAACGACGAGCGCCAGGCGTACGACTTCACCCAGCCCGACTATGACGAGCTGATGCGGGTGATCAAGGGTGACGGGCCGTGCAACCGGCAGCGGATGGAGCACCGGCGCCGCGCGCACGACGAGGGCGCCTGGGTGCGCGAGGCGGCCGCCGCGTACGCCGCCAAGCGTGCGGAGAGGGAGAAGGTGGCAGCGTGA
- the paaB gene encoding 1,2-phenylacetyl-CoA epoxidase subunit PaaB has protein sequence MSRQHTPLWEVFVRARRGLAHTHVGSLHAPDAELALRNARDLYTRRQEGVSIWVVPANAITASSPDEKDAFFDPAADKVYRHPTFYEVPDGVAHL, from the coding sequence GTGAGCCGGCAACACACCCCGCTCTGGGAGGTCTTCGTCCGAGCCCGGCGCGGGCTGGCGCACACCCACGTCGGCAGCCTGCACGCGCCCGACGCCGAACTGGCCCTGCGTAACGCCCGTGACCTCTACACCCGACGTCAGGAGGGGGTGTCGATCTGGGTGGTGCCGGCGAATGCCATCACCGCCTCCAGCCCGGACGAGAAGGACGCCTTCTTCGACCCGGCCGCCGACAAGGTCTACCGCCACCCCACCTTCTACGAGGTACCCGACGGGGTGGCACACCTGTGA
- the paaC gene encoding 1,2-phenylacetyl-CoA epoxidase subunit PaaC yields the protein MSDLFPFTLALGDDALIAAQRLAEWSTRAPEMEEDIALSNIALDQLGAARLLLSYAGELEGAGRDEDALAYLRDDREFRNCLLVELPNGDFAVTMAKLLALAAYQVPLYTALAGCPDERLAAVGGKARKESAYHLDHAALWVRRLGDGTEESHRRMQAGVDQIWPYADELFTAWPDAPVDPATLRSEFDDTVTAVLTEATLSVSGVGWTPAGGRDGVHTEHLSYLLAEMQVVHRAHPGARW from the coding sequence GTGAGCGATCTCTTCCCCTTCACCCTCGCCCTCGGCGACGACGCGCTCATCGCGGCGCAACGGCTGGCCGAATGGAGCACCCGGGCACCGGAGATGGAGGAGGACATCGCGCTGTCCAACATCGCCCTGGACCAGCTCGGTGCCGCCCGGCTCCTGCTGTCGTACGCGGGCGAGCTGGAGGGCGCCGGCCGGGACGAGGACGCGCTGGCGTACCTGCGCGACGACCGGGAGTTCCGCAACTGCCTGCTGGTCGAGCTGCCCAACGGTGACTTCGCGGTGACCATGGCGAAGCTGCTCGCCCTGGCGGCGTACCAGGTGCCGCTCTACACCGCCCTGGCCGGCTGCCCGGACGAGCGGCTGGCCGCCGTCGGCGGCAAAGCCCGCAAGGAGTCCGCGTACCATCTGGACCACGCCGCGCTGTGGGTGCGGCGGCTCGGTGACGGGACCGAGGAGTCGCACCGACGGATGCAGGCCGGCGTCGACCAGATCTGGCCGTACGCCGACGAGTTGTTCACCGCATGGCCGGACGCGCCGGTCGACCCGGCGACCCTGCGGTCCGAGTTCGACGACACCGTGACCGCCGTGCTCACCGAGGCGACCCTCTCCGTCTCGGGGGTCGGCTGGACGCCGGCCGGCGGACGCGACGGAGTGCACACCGAACACCTGTCGTACCTGCTCGCCGAGATGCAGGTGGTGCATCGCGCGCACCCCGGAGCCCGCTGGTGA
- the paaD gene encoding 1,2-phenylacetyl-CoA epoxidase subunit PaaD — MSRAREAVAAVVDPEIRVVTIDDLGILRSVQEDPATGRVVVTITPTYTGCPAMDVIRADIRRALAAAGHPDAEVRTVHSPAWSTDWISDAGRAKLAAAGIAPPAPVRRDGVVPITLSVRCPRCGSPETEQLSRFGSTACKALWRCRSCTEPFDQVKAL, encoded by the coding sequence ATGAGCCGGGCACGGGAGGCCGTGGCGGCGGTGGTGGATCCGGAGATCCGGGTGGTCACCATTGACGATCTCGGCATCCTCCGCTCGGTGCAGGAGGACCCGGCCACCGGCCGGGTGGTGGTGACGATCACCCCCACCTACACCGGCTGCCCGGCGATGGACGTCATCCGCGCCGACATCCGGCGCGCGTTGGCCGCCGCCGGTCATCCGGACGCCGAGGTGCGTACGGTGCACAGCCCGGCCTGGAGCACCGACTGGATCAGCGACGCCGGGCGGGCCAAGCTGGCCGCTGCCGGCATCGCCCCACCCGCCCCGGTTCGGCGCGACGGCGTCGTGCCGATCACCCTGTCAGTGCGCTGCCCACGCTGTGGGTCGCCGGAGACCGAGCAGCTCAGCCGTTTCGGCTCCACCGCGTGCAAGGCGCTGTGGCGCTGCCGCTCCTGCACCGAACCCTTCGACCAGGTGAAGGCCCTGTGA
- the paaE gene encoding 1,2-phenylacetyl-CoA epoxidase subunit PaaE gives MTVTITRPVRRRPVFHPLPVVAVDRLTADAVAITFAVPEELRETFAFRAGQHLTVRLPAAAGAAESDGGVASGGDVRRSYSICSTPADLARHGRLRIGVREIPGGAFSGYACGALRHGDTIEVLPPMGHFTTAFAPDRARRYGAVVAGSGITPVLSLVATALAVEPASTFTLVYGNRTAGSVMFAEELADLKDRYPTRLHLVHVLSREQGDSSLLSGRIDAERLGRLLETIVPGEAIEEWFLCGPYGLVVDARAVLTARGVAESAVHTELFHVDAPPEPVRRTDDASGGTDVTIMLDGRSSSFTMRRDERVLDAALKVRGELPYACKGGVCSTCRAKVVSGEVEMARNYALEPDEVAAGYVLTCQSSPLTDTLTIDYDA, from the coding sequence GTGACTGTCACCATCACCCGCCCCGTCCGCCGCCGGCCGGTGTTCCATCCGCTGCCCGTCGTCGCCGTGGACCGGCTCACCGCCGACGCCGTCGCGATCACCTTCGCGGTGCCGGAGGAACTGCGCGAGACCTTCGCCTTCCGCGCCGGCCAGCACCTGACCGTACGCCTGCCGGCCGCCGCCGGTGCGGCGGAGAGTGACGGTGGTGTGGCCTCCGGCGGGGACGTGCGTCGTTCGTACTCGATCTGCTCGACCCCGGCGGACCTGGCGCGGCACGGGCGGTTGCGGATCGGTGTGCGGGAGATCCCGGGCGGGGCCTTCTCCGGCTACGCCTGTGGGGCGCTGCGGCACGGCGACACCATCGAGGTGCTGCCGCCGATGGGGCACTTCACCACGGCCTTCGCGCCGGACCGGGCTCGCCGCTACGGCGCGGTGGTCGCCGGCTCGGGCATCACCCCGGTGCTCTCGCTGGTCGCCACCGCACTGGCCGTCGAACCGGCCAGCACCTTCACCCTGGTGTACGGCAACCGCACGGCCGGCAGCGTGATGTTCGCCGAGGAACTGGCCGACCTGAAGGACCGCTACCCAACCCGGCTGCACCTGGTGCATGTGCTCTCCCGGGAACAGGGCGATTCGTCGCTGCTGTCGGGTCGGATCGACGCGGAGCGGCTGGGCCGGCTGCTGGAGACCATCGTGCCCGGCGAGGCGATCGAGGAGTGGTTCCTCTGCGGCCCGTACGGACTGGTGGTGGACGCTCGCGCGGTGCTGACCGCGCGGGGTGTCGCGGAGTCGGCCGTGCACACCGAGCTGTTCCACGTCGACGCGCCGCCCGAGCCGGTGCGCCGGACGGACGACGCGTCCGGCGGCACCGACGTGACGATCATGCTCGACGGACGCTCGTCGAGCTTCACCATGCGCCGCGACGAACGCGTGCTGGACGCGGCGCTGAAGGTCCGCGGCGAGTTGCCGTACGCCTGCAAGGGTGGGGTCTGCTCGACCTGCCGGGCCAAGGTCGTCTCCGGTGAGGTGGAGATGGCCCGCAACTACGCCCTGGAGCCCGACGAGGTGGCCGCCGGCTACGTGCTGACCTGCCAGTCCAGCCCGCTGACCGACACCCTCACCATCGACTACGACGCGTGA